CACTTCTTCTGGATCGTCATTGGCGGCATCAGAGTTATAGGGATTTTCAAAAAATGACAGCACTTTTTGACCTTTTTGTCTAAGGGCTTTGACCAGGGAAAGAACCAAATCACGGTTTCTCCACCTACTCGAAATAAAATAAGTTGTCTTTTTCATTTCAGTTTATTTATAAGTTCTCTTGGTGTTTTAATAACCTCACGGAATAGGGTTAACCTACAAAGCTCTTCATCTTTATCTGACAGGGCGTAAATAGGTTTTCCAAGAGCCACTGCATACCCAAGTTCAAGAGTGGTGCTTACACCAGCATAACCATCCTTGTTATAAACAAAAACAACATCAGCCATCCTGATTTTATAAAAATGATCGTGAGTAAGCCCCAAAGCCACAAACTTCTTGTATTGGAGAGAGAGCTTATCCCATTCGTCTTTACCTTCATGGAGATAGGGAGAAAAAACAACAACCCCTGCTTTAATCAGCTTACTTTCAAATTCTCTTATTTCTTTTTTGAATCTTCTGCTACCGCAAATTACAACAGTTTTCATTTTTTATATTTTATCAAAACAAGTATAACTCTTTCAACGAAAGATTGTATAATTGTGTTGAGGTATGCCGAAGAATAAGACGACTTTACCAAAACTGTTAACCATCCGCCAAGCGGCAGAAGTTTTGAATGTCCATGTGGAGACACTGAGACGGTGGGATAAGGCTGGGAAATTAAAAGCTACACGGATAAATGATCGTGGCGATAGGCGCTATGATCCAAAAGACATTGAGGTTATTTTGAAAAATAAGAAAAAATAAATATGAAATATCCAAGAGGTTCTGAATAGCGAAAGTGGGATTTGCATATTCACAGTCCTCTTTCAATACTTGCTAATAAATATCCTAAGCTGGTAAATGGTGAGCCAGATTGGGATAAGTTTCTAAAAAAACTTGAGGGGCTTGATCTGGCTGCTGTAGGAATAACGGACTACTTCTCAATAGAAGGATATAAAAAGATTTTGGAGTGTAGAAAAGCAGGAAGACTGAAAAACATCTCGTTGATTCTACCAAACATCGAATTTCGATTAAACAGCGTTATTTCAAGTAGAAAAGACGGAACTGATCCACGAAGACTAAATTACCATGTAATTTTTTCTGATGAAGTATCTCCTCAAGACATAGAAGAACATTTCCTGCATGATCTCCATTTTTATTACGAAGGCAATCCCCAGAGCAAGGATGAGAGTCGAAAATTAAAACTGTCCAACCTAACCGTTTTAGGAAATCAACTTATATCTCAACATGCCCCTTTCAAAGGGAGAGACCCCCTGGAGTTGGGTGCATCAAATGCGGTTGTTAGTCATGAAGAAATCACAGAACTACTAAATGGAGATAGCCGTTTCAAAGGAAAATATCTTCTTGTTCTTCCTGAAGAATTATCGAATCT
This Patescibacteria group bacterium DNA region includes the following protein-coding sequences:
- a CDS encoding nucleoside 2-deoxyribosyltransferase, with amino-acid sequence MKTVVICGSRRFKKEIREFESKLIKAGVVVFSPYLHEGKDEWDKLSLQYKKFVALGLTHDHFYKIRMADVVFVYNKDGYAGVSTTLELGYAVALGKPIYALSDKDEELCRLTLFREVIKTPRELINKLK
- a CDS encoding MerR family transcriptional regulator, whose protein sequence is MPKNKTTLPKLLTIRQAAEVLNVHVETLRRWDKAGKLKATRINDRGDRRYDPKDIEVILKNKKK